In Oscillatoria sp. FACHB-1406, the DNA window ACCGGTTTAGCTGGAGCCGCTGCCATTACTGCCGCTCTCGCATTACTGGGTCCCGGCGGAATGCTAGGAGGAATTGCTTTACTCGGTATTATCGGATTAGCAACAGATGCTCTATCAAAATATGGATTGCAATCTCTTTTAGTTGGAATTTATCGAGAAAGGCTCAATCGAGGAGAACCTCAACAGGTGTTAGTTAGAGAGATAGAAAATTTGCCACTGTCCAAGGAGTTAAAACTTATTCTGAAAGACGAACTTAGGTTGAATTTTTAAGAATGTATTGCTCGCCGTTCTCTAAAAAATATCTTTGGCGTGCATGATTAATAAAAATGGAGGGATTTGCTCTAGTTCTGGATATTGCTAGTATATACAGTTTTAAAAGCTTTGAACAATAACTGACTCCGAGCTATGTCTTTTACTCCCGATTCGATGCGAATGCCATTCTTGGAGATGTTGCGATCGCGCGCCGAGCAACCCGATGCCCCCTTCTACGCACCGGGACACAAGCGCGGGCGAGGAATTTCTCCCGAATTGGCGAATTGGTGGGGAGAAGCAGTTTTTGCAGCGGATTTGCCGGAATTACCGGAATTAGATAACTTATTCGCCCCGGAAGGTGTTATTGAAGAGGCACAAACGCTAGCCGCAAAAACCTTTGGGGCAGAACGAACTTGGTTTTTAGCAAATGGTTCGACTTGCGGCATTATTGCAGCGATTTTAGCAACCTGCGGGCCGGGGGATAAAATCATTTTGCCGCGCAATGTCCATCAATCGGCGATCGCGGGACTCATTCTCTCCGGTGCGACTCCCATCTTCATTGCTCCCGAATACGATCCCGCCCTCGATCTTGTCCTCAACATTACCCCAGAAGCCGTAGAAGCTGCCTTAAAAGAAAATTCCGACGTTAAAGCGGTTTTAGTCGTTTATCCAACCTATCAGGGCATTTGCTGCGATCTCCACGCGATCGCAAAACTTGCCCATCACCATCATATCCCTCTCATCGCCGACGAAGCCCACGGCGCACACTTTGCCTTCCATCCCGACTTACCGCCCTCCGCCCTCGCTGCCGGAGCCGATATTAGCATCCAATCCACCCATAAAGTTTTAGGGGCGATGAGCCAAGCCTCTATGCTACACCTGCACAGCCCTCCCACAGGGCTTTGTTGTAAGGCACGCATCGACGCACCGCGCCTCAGCCTAGCCTTGCAACTGGTTCAATCCAGCAGCCCCAGCTATCTCCTGCTTGCTTCCCTCGATGCAGCGCGCCAGCAAATGGCGATTACAGGACGCGCCCTAATGGAAAAAACCTTAGCATTAAGCGATCGCGCTTATCGCGAAATTTCACAAATTCCCGGCTTATCCGTGCTAGAATCTCCCGCATCGCCGCAACCGGGCTTTTTTAACCGCGATGCTACCCGTTTAACCGTATTTACTGCCGCTCTCGGACTCGATGGCTTCACCGCCGACGAAATCCTGCGCCAACAATTCCACGTCACCGCCGAACTGCCCCTCCCCCAACATCTCACCTTCATCCTCAGCCTCGGCAACGATGAAAGCGATATCGAGGCTTTGATTCATGCTTTCGGGGAACTAGCTCGCAATCCGAGAGAGGGTGCAATGCTTGCGCCCCTACCCGTACCGAGCGCCCCCGCTAGCGCCGTTATGACACCCCGCAAAGCCTTTTTTGCCCCGCGCGAAACCCTGCCCCTAGAAGATGCAGCAGGACGCATCAGTGCAGAACTCATCTGTCCGTATCCTCCCGGAATCCCCGTCTTGCTACCAGGAGAAATTGTAACGAAGGACGCGATCGATTTTCTGCAACAAATTCTTGCCCTCGGCGGCTGTATTACCGGATGCAGCGATTCCACCCTCAAAACGATTCAAGTGATTCAAGAATAGGAGATCGTTTATTAACATTATTTTTGCATAACTTGAGGACAAAAACTTTAAGTTTTTTCTATTTCTTTTTTAACCATTCAACGAGCGATCGCTGCGGGAAAGTTTGAATCTGCGCGGGCAGCATCGGCAATTTGAAGTGCGTAAAGACTAGCTTCAGGAGAAACATAAAGGGGCGTTCCTTCAACCAAAAAATCGATCGCGCTGCGAGTATCTTTCGCGAACAGTCCTCGTCGCCCGCCGACTTCGATCGCGGTTTTTTCTTCCCCTCGCACTAACCAACCCGCGTCGCCCTCAAATACCAACGTTCCGCGATCGCCGTGCAATTCAAATGTGCGTTCGCCCTTCCAAAAAACTTCACCCTTGCCGTAAGTAACTTCAGCCATTAAACCATTACGAAATTGCAGGCGGGCGGCGCACAGACAGGCGGTGTAGTAGTTATCCTCAGCATCCCAAAACCGGGATTTACAATCGACAGTTTCCACCTCGCCAAATAAATCGGTGAACCGATGGATGCGCGAGAGGGCAGCAACGAGGGGAAAACCCGCTAGTTCGCGATGGTAACTCCAGCGACGTTCGACGGGACGCTGCGGCGAAATTGTGACGTAGCGGGCGTAAAAAACGTTGCCAATTTCGGGTAGCGATCGCCGAATGGCTAAATGCAACCCGCCCAAAAGTTCGATATGTTCGACGTGCAACAATAGCCCGCGAACTTTCGCGAATTCAATGAGATTTTCGGCTTCCTCGGGATCGAGGGCGAGGGGATATTCCGTAATAACGTGCTTCCCAGCTTCCAAAGCAGCG includes these proteins:
- a CDS encoding aminotransferase class I/II-fold pyridoxal phosphate-dependent enzyme, yielding MSFTPDSMRMPFLEMLRSRAEQPDAPFYAPGHKRGRGISPELANWWGEAVFAADLPELPELDNLFAPEGVIEEAQTLAAKTFGAERTWFLANGSTCGIIAAILATCGPGDKIILPRNVHQSAIAGLILSGATPIFIAPEYDPALDLVLNITPEAVEAALKENSDVKAVLVVYPTYQGICCDLHAIAKLAHHHHIPLIADEAHGAHFAFHPDLPPSALAAGADISIQSTHKVLGAMSQASMLHLHSPPTGLCCKARIDAPRLSLALQLVQSSSPSYLLLASLDAARQQMAITGRALMEKTLALSDRAYREISQIPGLSVLESPASPQPGFFNRDATRLTVFTAALGLDGFTADEILRQQFHVTAELPLPQHLTFILSLGNDESDIEALIHAFGELARNPREGAMLAPLPVPSAPASAVMTPRKAFFAPRETLPLEDAAGRISAELICPYPPGIPVLLPGEIVTKDAIDFLQQILALGGCITGCSDSTLKTIQVIQE
- a CDS encoding Gfo/Idh/MocA family oxidoreductase, whose amino-acid sequence is MNQKQPLRVGLVGTGFVAARRTEALLADDRTELIAVAGRDRARTEVFCQRYGCTVCEAWDELVKEPSLDLVIISSINRDRAAMVRAALEAGKHVITEYPLALDPEEAENLIEFAKVRGLLLHVEHIELLGGLHLAIRRSLPEIGNVFYARYVTISPQRPVERRWSYHRELAGFPLVAALSRIHRFTDLFGEVETVDCKSRFWDAEDNYYTACLCAARLQFRNGLMAEVTYGKGEVFWKGERTFELHGDRGTLVFEGDAGWLVRGEEKTAIEVGGRRGLFAKDTRSAIDFLVEGTPLYVSPEASLYALQIADAARADSNFPAAIAR